Proteins co-encoded in one Salvia splendens isolate huo1 chromosome 4, SspV2, whole genome shotgun sequence genomic window:
- the LOC121800976 gene encoding protein FAR1-RELATED SEQUENCE 5-like yields MGVAPKLIVTDQDLGMKVVVEEVLVNTRHQWCMWQVMNKAADKLPKNMLGSEQLKKELNACVWSELIEPDAFEETWHAIMERYGLANNDWFSSMFASRKFWVPAFFRDFPMSSLIKTTSLSESHNSFFKRYSKSRANLMQFYMNYNHALETQRSNSAKLEYYDSTKVPILRTELEIEKHASTGSAYNAIQEEIVYACFSLSCATLGVSTNREIEVYNIKDKDSNSWTVTYSIGDDTYLCGCKKFERLGLLCSHIFCVLKYNFVKLIPEKLRGGRWLKSQFVKSIHGGFCDDQEIHLVVDNKKIAFKNLYALFIETTQSIEGNIDQINAFVAIIEEGKKQLLGKGVVPSSTEKRALIENFYGSQVPNFIEVHPPDVVSTKGSGSRKKSKKESAMKLAMKPGRKCGNCHEIGHHDSRNCKKVNEKANQRQ; encoded by the coding sequence ATGGGTGTGGCTCCCAAACTCATTGTAACCGACCAAGACTTAGGAATGAAAGTTGTTGTTGAGGAGGTCCTTGTCAATACAAGACACCAGTGGTGTATGTGGCAAGTTATGAATAAAGCTGCTGACAAATTGCCAAAGAACATGCTTGGTAGTGAACAACTAAAGAAGGAACTGAATGCATGTGTATGGTCGGAGTTGATAGAACCTGATGCATTTGAGGAAACTTGGCATGCTATAATGGAAAGATATGGACTGGCCAACAATGACTGGTTTTCATCAATGTTTGCATCCAGAAAGTTTTGGGTTCCAGCCTTTTTCCGTGATTTTCCGATGAGTTCGTTGATAAAGACAACTTCTTTGTCTGAATCACACAATAGCTTCTTTAAAAGGTACTCAAAGTCTCGGGCTAACCTTATGCAATTTTATATGAACTATAACCATGCTCTGGAGACTCAAAGAAGTAATAGTGCAAAGCTTGAATACTATGATTCAACAAAAGTGCCTATTTTGCgaacagaattggaaatcgagAAACATGCATCAACTGGTAGTGCTTATAATGCAATTCAAGAAGAGATAGTATATGCATGTTTCTCTTTGTCTTGTGCAACTCTAGGAGTGTCTACCAATAGAGAGATTGAAGTATATAACATAAAGGACAAGGATTCAAACTCATGGACAGTGACTTACTCTATTGGCGATGACACCTATTTGTGTGGATGCAAAAAGTTTGAGAGACTTGGTCTATTGTGCAgtcatatattttgtgtgttgaaatataattttgttaaGTTGATACCCGAGAAGTTGCGTGGAGGAAGATGGTTGAAGTCACAGTTTGTGAAGTCAATACATGGAGGTttttgtgatgatcaagaaatacACCTTGTTGTGGACAATAAAAAGATTGCATTTAAAAACTTGTATGCATTATTCATTGAAACAACACAAAGTATTGAAGGGAACATTGATCAAATCAATGCATTTGTTGCAATTATTGAAGAAGGTAAGAAGCAGCTTCTCGGAAAAGGTGTAGTTCCGTCTTCCACAGAGAAGAGAGCATTGATTGAGAACTTCTATGGCTCACAAGTTCCAAACTTTATTGAAGTTCATCCTCCTGATGTTGTTAGTACAAAGGGAAGTGGAAGTAGGAAGAAATCGAAGAAGGAGTCAGCAATGAAGTTAGCAATGAAACCAGGCAGAAAGTGTGGAAATTGTCATGAGATTGGACACCATGATTCTAGGAACTGCAAAAAGGTTAATGAGAAGGCAAATCAGAGGCAGTGA
- the LOC121800978 gene encoding protein FAR1-RELATED SEQUENCE 5-like — MDSIMRSDEDYFDSDSSSSGEEAETSKVVYVSKCTDELKQKIGQSFMTLDSALDFYNNYARYVGFDTCKKGSKMESDVITWIYVVCSREGTKQRKSGQSEVKRKRSSIMCYCNAKVSWKYFMGVGYVIQSFVEEHNHEMVEERHKRFMKLNRNLDLVHQIFILDCANTNIGPTLSFSLLKEVLGGLDYVGCTVLEVRNYKRDLRAYVEGADAQMLLNEMRRKKELCSAFTYEYEVNSKDRMTRLFWCDPTAKRNYHLYGDIVSFDTTYLRNRYCMIFAPFTGKDNHGCPVTFAAGLLSKENANFFS; from the exons ATGGATTCAATTATGAGGTCGGACGAAGATTATTTCGATTCCGACTCATCATCTTCGGGAGAGGAAGCTGAGACTTCGAAAG TGGTTTACGTATCAAAATGCACCGATGaattgaaacaaaaaattgGACAAAGTTTCATGACCCTTGATAGTGCATTGGACTTCTACAACAATTATGCTCGATATGTTGGATTTGACACCTGTAAAAAGGGATCGAAAATGGAAAGTGATGTCATTACTTGGATTTACGTGGTGTGTAGCCGAGAAGGTACAAAGCAAAGAAAGAGTGGACAATCTGAGGTGAAACGTAAGCGTTCTTCTATTATGTGCTATtgtaatgctaaagtgtcttggAAGTATTTTATGGGTGTTGGTTATGTTATACAAAGTTTCGTTGAAGAACATAATCACGAGATGGTTGAGGAACGCCATAAGCGTTTTATGAAGTTGAACCGCAATTTGGATTTAGTCCATCAGATATTCATCCTCGATTGTGCTAATACAAACATTGGTCCAACTTTAAGTTTTAGCTTACTTAAGGAAGTGCTTGGTGGATTAGATTATGTAGGGTGTACTGTTTTAGAAGTGCGCAACTATAAACGTGACCTTAGAGCATACGTGGAAGGAGCTGATGCACAAATGCTATTAAATGAGATGCGAAGAAAGAAGGAACTTTGTAGTGCATTTACATATGAGTATGAGGTCAACTCAAAGGATAGGATGACACGATTGTTTTGGTGTGATCCTACTGCCAAGAGAAACTATCATTTGTATGgtgatattgtttcttttgatacGACATACTTAAGAAATAG GTACTGTATGATATTTGCTCCTTTTACGGGCAAGGATAATCATGGTTGCCCTGTGACATTTGCTGCTGGCCTTTTGTCTAAGGAAAATGCAAACTTCTTTTCATAG